A stretch of Leisingera sp. S132 DNA encodes these proteins:
- a CDS encoding DUF2798 domain-containing protein gives MIPARYAPLLSGFLMSLMMSSIVSGISALRVAGADQGFAAAWLAAWAFSWPVAFPVVLVVAPLVRRIVAIAIRPPDAA, from the coding sequence ATGATCCCCGCCCGCTATGCCCCGCTTCTGTCCGGTTTCCTGATGTCGCTGATGATGTCCTCAATCGTATCCGGCATCTCGGCCTTGCGGGTTGCCGGCGCGGATCAGGGTTTTGCCGCCGCCTGGCTGGCCGCCTGGGCCTTCAGCTGGCCGGTGGCCTTCCCGGTTGTGCTGGTGGTGGCACCGCTGGTGCGCCGCATCGTGGCTATCGCCATCCGCCCGCCGGATGCGGCATGA
- a CDS encoding MoxR family ATPase gives MPETDDLLGGIEALEAKLQQARASITRRFIGQERVVDLTLSVLLCGGHGLLIGLPGLGKTRLVETLSTVMGLDGNRIQFTPDLMPADILGSEVLDTAADGHRSFRFVPGPVFCQLLMADEINRASPRTQSALLQAMQERVVTVAGEDRSLGAPFHVLATQNPIEQEGTYPLPEAQLDRFLLQIDVNYPDRATERDILLATTGVEEDEAFQVFTAGELIAAQTLLRRMPVGESVVEMILDLVRAFRPDELGVSDHVAQTVAWGPGPRAAQALMLAVRARALLQGRLAPNAEDVLDMAKPVLSHRMQLNFAARARGESLAALIEETASELARTGAAA, from the coding sequence ATGCCTGAAACGGACGATCTGCTGGGGGGTATCGAAGCGCTGGAAGCCAAGCTGCAACAGGCGCGCGCGTCGATCACCAGGCGCTTTATCGGACAGGAGCGGGTGGTGGACCTCACGCTCTCGGTGCTGCTCTGCGGCGGCCACGGGCTGCTGATCGGCCTGCCGGGGCTGGGCAAGACCCGGCTGGTGGAGACGCTGAGCACGGTGATGGGGCTGGATGGCAACCGGATCCAGTTCACACCCGATCTGATGCCCGCCGACATTCTGGGCTCCGAGGTGCTGGACACCGCCGCCGACGGGCACCGGTCGTTCCGGTTTGTGCCGGGGCCGGTGTTCTGCCAGCTCCTGATGGCGGATGAGATCAACCGGGCGAGCCCGAGGACCCAGTCGGCGCTGCTGCAGGCGATGCAGGAGCGGGTGGTGACGGTGGCGGGCGAGGACCGGTCCCTGGGGGCGCCGTTCCATGTGCTGGCAACCCAGAACCCGATCGAGCAGGAGGGCACCTATCCGCTGCCGGAGGCGCAGCTGGACCGGTTCCTGCTGCAGATCGACGTGAATTACCCGGACCGCGCGACCGAGCGGGATATCCTGCTGGCGACCACCGGCGTTGAGGAGGACGAGGCCTTCCAGGTGTTCACGGCGGGAGAGCTGATCGCGGCGCAGACCCTGCTGCGGCGGATGCCGGTGGGGGAATCGGTTGTCGAGATGATCCTGGACCTGGTGCGCGCCTTCCGCCCGGATGAGCTGGGCGTGTCGGACCATGTGGCGCAGACCGTCGCCTGGGGGCCGGGTCCGCGGGCGGCGCAGGCGCTGATGCTGGCGGTACGGGCGCGGGCGCTGCTGCAGGGGCGGCTGGCGCCCAACGCCGAGGACGTGCTGGACATGGCGAAACCGGTCCTCAGCCACCGGATGCAGCTGAACTTTGCCGCGCGCGCACGGGGGGAAAGCCTGGCGGCGCTGATTGAGGAAACCGCGAGCGAACTGGCCCGGACCGGGGCCGCCGCGTGA
- a CDS encoding DUF4159 domain-containing protein — translation MTMIAGIGFTAPWLLLGLLALPVLWLLLRAIPPAPKRQPFPAVTLLLGLKDDESLSDRTPWWLLLLRLLAVAAAIIGLAGPVLNPATEDAGGNGPLLIVMDASWGGAAGWKQTSVRAAVQLDEAGRAGRPVAVLRLSAPDALQFRAASDWQRQLAGLAPLPWQPGPEQLAQALQAIGAAEGGFDTVWFSDGLDYPGRDGLIEALGQRGEIEVFEQPLPVLGLMPATYTGSAIELTVQRSRAGPAQEVSVVAQGKDPGGTERSLASLPLRFADGAREATAELSLPAELRARLSRFEISGVTSAGAVALTDDSLRRREVALVSSQSADEGLALLSPLHYLRQALAPSAELLEGALRDLLPANPDVIVLADVARLAPAQEEAVIEWVENGGLLLRFAGPRLAASDTARSSEEPLMPVRLRIGGRSIGGAMSWGEPKTLAPFGEASPFYGLEVPGEVSISSQVVAQPDPELAERVIAELADGTPLVTRKTLGQGQVVLFHVTANAEWSSLPLSGLFVSMLERLAVSSSAAQPKAEDLEGTTWTPVEVLDGFGRLEAAETLPGVSGPDLVTAPAGPELRPGVYDGGPRMLARNVLRPGDELMAARWPPSVAVSGYGAPQELPLGGTLLTLALGLLALDVLGTLAVSGLLGRARTAALAAAVGLAALVPAQELRAQDTAAPSQAQTQEDLRAAAIASELVLAHVLTGDAQVDRVAAAGLRGLTDTLFFRTSVEPAAPAAVDLERDELAFYPLLYWPITRGQPLPSSEAYAKLNTYLRSGGMILFDTRDADLAASGATSPAARRLQQIALPLDIPPLEVVPEDHVLTRAFYLLQAFPGRHGRGPVWVEAAPPDAEQAEGIPFRNLNDGVTPVVIGGNDWAAAWAVDDNGRPLLPVGRGYAGERQRELAFRFGVNLVMHVLTGNYKSDQVHVPALLDRLGQ, via the coding sequence ATGACCATGATTGCAGGCATCGGCTTTACCGCGCCCTGGCTGCTGCTGGGCCTGCTGGCCCTGCCGGTGCTGTGGCTCTTGCTGCGCGCCATCCCGCCCGCGCCGAAACGCCAGCCGTTCCCGGCGGTGACGCTGCTGTTGGGGCTGAAGGATGACGAGAGCCTGTCGGACCGCACGCCGTGGTGGCTGCTGCTGCTGCGGCTGCTGGCGGTGGCGGCGGCGATCATCGGGCTGGCGGGGCCGGTGCTGAACCCCGCAACCGAGGATGCGGGCGGCAACGGGCCGCTGCTGATTGTGATGGACGCCAGCTGGGGCGGCGCGGCGGGCTGGAAACAGACCAGCGTCCGGGCCGCGGTGCAGCTGGACGAGGCCGGGCGTGCCGGGCGTCCGGTGGCAGTCTTGCGCCTGAGCGCACCGGACGCGTTGCAGTTCCGCGCCGCCAGCGACTGGCAGCGGCAACTGGCCGGGCTGGCGCCGCTGCCCTGGCAGCCGGGGCCGGAGCAGCTGGCGCAGGCCTTGCAGGCGATTGGCGCCGCCGAGGGCGGGTTTGACACCGTGTGGTTCAGCGACGGGCTGGATTATCCGGGCCGCGACGGGCTGATCGAGGCGCTGGGGCAGCGCGGCGAGATTGAAGTTTTTGAGCAGCCCTTGCCAGTGCTGGGCCTGATGCCCGCAACCTATACCGGCAGCGCGATTGAGCTGACAGTGCAGCGCAGCCGCGCCGGGCCTGCGCAGGAGGTCTCCGTGGTGGCGCAGGGCAAGGATCCGGGCGGCACCGAGCGCAGCCTGGCCTCGCTGCCGCTGCGGTTTGCCGATGGGGCGCGGGAAGCCACTGCCGAACTGTCGCTGCCTGCGGAGTTGCGCGCGCGGCTGTCGCGGTTTGAAATCAGCGGCGTGACATCGGCGGGTGCGGTGGCGCTGACGGACGACAGCCTGCGGCGGCGGGAGGTGGCGCTGGTCTCCTCGCAAAGCGCCGATGAGGGCCTCGCCCTCTTGTCGCCGCTGCATTACCTGCGCCAGGCGCTGGCGCCCTCAGCCGAACTGCTGGAAGGCGCGCTGCGGGATCTGCTGCCTGCCAATCCGGATGTGATCGTGCTGGCCGACGTGGCGCGGCTGGCACCGGCGCAGGAAGAGGCTGTGATCGAATGGGTGGAAAACGGCGGCCTGCTCCTGCGCTTTGCCGGACCGCGGCTGGCGGCCAGCGATACCGCGCGCAGCAGTGAAGAACCGCTGATGCCGGTGCGCCTGCGCATTGGCGGCCGCAGCATCGGCGGCGCCATGAGCTGGGGCGAGCCGAAGACGCTGGCTCCCTTTGGCGAGGCCTCGCCTTTCTACGGGCTGGAGGTGCCGGGCGAGGTCTCAATCAGTTCCCAAGTTGTGGCGCAGCCGGACCCCGAGCTGGCAGAGCGGGTGATTGCAGAGCTGGCGGACGGCACCCCCCTGGTCACACGCAAGACGCTGGGCCAGGGCCAGGTGGTGCTGTTTCACGTGACCGCCAATGCGGAGTGGAGCAGCTTGCCGCTGTCGGGCCTGTTCGTGTCGATGCTGGAGCGGCTGGCGGTCTCCTCCTCCGCCGCACAGCCCAAAGCGGAGGATCTGGAGGGCACCACCTGGACGCCGGTGGAGGTGCTGGACGGTTTCGGCCGCCTGGAGGCGGCGGAGACGCTGCCCGGAGTGTCCGGCCCGGATCTGGTGACGGCACCCGCAGGGCCAGAGCTGCGGCCCGGCGTCTATGACGGCGGGCCGCGGATGCTGGCACGCAATGTGCTGCGCCCGGGCGATGAGCTGATGGCCGCGCGCTGGCCGCCCTCGGTTGCGGTCAGCGGCTATGGCGCGCCGCAGGAGCTGCCGCTGGGCGGCACGCTGCTGACGCTGGCGCTGGGGCTGCTGGCGCTGGATGTGCTGGGCACGCTGGCGGTCTCCGGCCTGCTGGGCCGCGCCCGCACCGCGGCACTGGCGGCAGCGGTGGGTCTGGCGGCGCTGGTTCCGGCGCAGGAGCTGAGGGCGCAGGACACCGCCGCGCCCTCGCAAGCACAGACGCAGGAGGATTTGCGGGCGGCGGCCATTGCCTCGGAACTGGTGCTGGCGCATGTGCTGACCGGCGACGCGCAGGTGGACCGGGTCGCAGCGGCGGGGCTGCGCGGGCTGACGGACACGCTGTTCTTCCGCACCTCGGTCGAACCCGCCGCGCCGGCAGCTGTCGATCTGGAGCGCGATGAACTGGCGTTTTATCCGCTGCTCTACTGGCCCATCACCCGCGGCCAGCCGCTGCCCTCGTCTGAGGCCTATGCCAAACTCAACACCTATCTGCGGTCGGGCGGAATGATCCTGTTTGACACCCGCGATGCGGATCTGGCGGCCTCGGGCGCGACCAGCCCGGCAGCGCGGCGGCTGCAGCAGATTGCGCTGCCGCTGGACATTCCGCCGCTGGAGGTGGTGCCGGAGGACCATGTGCTGACCCGTGCCTTCTACCTGCTGCAGGCCTTTCCCGGCCGCCACGGGCGCGGCCCGGTCTGGGTCGAGGCGGCGCCGCCGGATGCGGAACAGGCCGAAGGCATCCCCTTCCGCAATCTGAATGACGGGGTGACGCCGGTGGTGATCGGCGGCAACGACTGGGCCGCGGCCTGGGC
- a CDS encoding hydroxypyruvate isomerase family protein yields the protein MPRFAANISLLFAELPYLDRFQAAAAAGFEAVEILFPYEIAAKETQRALMANGLRLLLINAPPPNYTGGMPGYAAVPEGTDRFQRDIRRVLRYAEALKAGKIHVMAGYAKGDAAQQTFIENLQWAADRAPEQQFTIEPLNSGDQPGYFLDDYNLAVEVLDAVDRPNVGLQYDAYHAQMIHGDALKVWETFGPRAVHVQIGAAPGRCEPGTGPVDFQELFEAIDESGYGGWVSAEYTPTTRRTEDSLGWMR from the coding sequence ATGCCCCGCTTCGCGGCCAATATCTCGCTGCTGTTTGCTGAGCTGCCCTATCTCGACCGCTTCCAGGCCGCCGCCGCGGCAGGGTTTGAGGCGGTGGAGATCCTGTTTCCCTATGAAATCGCCGCCAAGGAAACCCAGCGCGCGCTGATGGCCAACGGGCTGCGGCTTTTGCTGATCAATGCGCCGCCGCCCAATTACACCGGCGGCATGCCCGGCTATGCGGCGGTGCCCGAAGGCACCGACCGCTTCCAGCGCGACATCCGCCGGGTGCTGCGCTACGCCGAGGCGCTGAAGGCGGGCAAGATCCATGTGATGGCGGGCTATGCCAAGGGCGATGCGGCGCAGCAGACATTCATCGAAAACCTGCAATGGGCCGCCGACCGCGCGCCGGAGCAGCAGTTCACCATCGAACCGCTGAACAGCGGCGACCAGCCCGGCTATTTCCTCGACGACTACAATCTCGCGGTGGAGGTTCTGGATGCGGTGGACCGCCCCAACGTCGGCCTGCAATACGACGCCTACCATGCGCAGATGATCCACGGCGACGCGCTCAAAGTGTGGGAGACCTTCGGCCCCCGCGCCGTGCATGTGCAGATCGGCGCCGCCCCGGGCCGCTGCGAGCCGGGCACCGGCCCGGTGGATTTCCAGGAGCTGTTCGAAGCCATCGACGAAAGCGGCTACGGCGGCTGGGTCAGCGCCGAATACACCCCCACGACCCGGCGCACCGAGGACAGCCTGGGCTGGATGCGCTGA
- a CDS encoding DUF2798 domain-containing protein: MLPARFAPVLFSLILSGLMSCIVTCVATWKALSFSAGFGGAWMQAWMVSWPIAFAVAFTAAPMVRRLVAKLVKQPAGS, translated from the coding sequence ATGCTCCCCGCCCGTTTTGCCCCGGTTCTGTTCAGCCTGATCCTGTCTGGTCTGATGTCCTGCATCGTGACCTGTGTGGCGACCTGGAAGGCGCTGAGTTTCTCCGCAGGTTTCGGCGGGGCCTGGATGCAAGCCTGGATGGTCAGCTGGCCGATCGCCTTCGCCGTCGCCTTCACTGCCGCGCCCATGGTGCGCAGGCTGGTGGCGAAACTGGTCAAGCAGCCTGCGGGCAGCTGA
- a CDS encoding cupin, whose product MTEWRFAKRGDNTGWHRHEFDYVVVPLFDGILEIAHPDGSRTEAVMQHGVPYFRQAGVEHDVINGNDFACAFVETELLEKAPST is encoded by the coding sequence GTGACCGAGTGGCGTTTTGCCAAGCGAGGCGACAATACCGGCTGGCACCGGCACGAGTTCGACTATGTCGTGGTGCCTCTGTTTGACGGCATTCTGGAGATTGCGCATCCCGACGGGTCGCGTACTGAAGCGGTGATGCAGCACGGGGTGCCCTACTTCCGTCAGGCCGGAGTCGAACACGACGTAATCAACGGCAATGACTTTGCCTGTGCCTTTGTCGAAACTGAGCTTTTGGAGAAAGCTCCCTCCACCTAG
- a CDS encoding DUF1285 domain-containing protein — MSGQKPVTPDAEGLAAAAKAAGKGKGLPPVHLWNPPFCGDLDIRIARDGAWYYLGTPFTRFELVKLFASILKLEDGKYYLVTPVEKVGITVEDAPFVAVDFDVAGQGRDQVITFTTSIGDSAAAGPEHMIRAERDPESGEPSPYVMIRAGLEALIDRKSFYRLADLGAHHDGWFGVWSGGTFFRLIPSAELGGD; from the coding sequence ATGAGCGGACAAAAACCCGTGACCCCCGATGCCGAGGGCCTCGCCGCGGCGGCAAAAGCAGCCGGCAAAGGCAAGGGGTTGCCGCCCGTCCACCTGTGGAACCCGCCGTTCTGCGGCGATCTGGACATCCGCATTGCCCGCGACGGTGCTTGGTACTACCTCGGCACGCCGTTTACCCGGTTCGAACTGGTCAAGCTGTTTGCCTCCATCCTCAAGCTGGAGGACGGCAAGTATTACCTTGTGACTCCAGTCGAAAAGGTCGGCATCACGGTTGAGGACGCGCCCTTTGTGGCGGTGGATTTCGATGTGGCCGGGCAGGGGCGCGATCAGGTCATTACCTTCACCACCAGCATCGGCGACAGTGCCGCGGCCGGGCCGGAGCATATGATCCGGGCAGAACGCGACCCGGAAAGCGGCGAACCATCCCCTTATGTCATGATCCGCGCGGGCCTTGAGGCGCTGATCGACCGCAAGAGCTTCTACCGGCTGGCGGACCTGGGCGCGCACCATGACGGCTGGTTCGGCGTCTGGTCCGGCGGCACGTTCTTCCGGCTGATTCCCTCCGCTGAGCTGGGTGGGGACTGA
- a CDS encoding DUF58 domain-containing protein produces MTRPAASDAATGLRHRAEAEASALPPLLVQARHLAGSVLMGEHGRRRAGTGDDFWQYRPAQAGDSRRMIDHRRSAMGDVQYVREREWQIAQTVHLWVDTGASMRFASAPKLPQKTERARLLGLAAAVLMVQGGERVGLTGGTLPPRRGNVQILRLAEALSADDAEDYAPPGHRALIPHARALFISDFLGPYEPVEQALSKAAARGVRGVLLQVLDPAEEAFPFSGRTLFQSIAGGVTHETLKASALQERYLDRLAERRDALERLCREAGWRFGQHHTGDAAQAALMWLYHALERTAP; encoded by the coding sequence GTGACCAGGCCTGCGGCCTCTGACGCTGCAACCGGATTGCGGCACCGGGCGGAGGCCGAGGCCAGCGCCCTGCCGCCGCTCCTGGTGCAGGCACGGCATCTGGCAGGCTCTGTCCTGATGGGCGAGCATGGCCGCCGCCGGGCCGGCACGGGGGATGATTTCTGGCAGTACCGCCCGGCGCAGGCCGGCGACAGCCGCCGGATGATCGATCACCGCCGTTCCGCCATGGGCGATGTGCAGTACGTGCGCGAGCGGGAGTGGCAGATTGCCCAGACGGTGCATCTGTGGGTGGATACCGGCGCCTCGATGCGCTTTGCCTCCGCGCCCAAGCTGCCGCAGAAGACAGAGCGCGCGCGGCTCTTGGGCCTCGCCGCTGCAGTGCTGATGGTGCAGGGCGGCGAACGCGTGGGCCTGACGGGCGGCACCCTGCCGCCGCGGCGCGGTAATGTGCAGATCCTGCGGCTGGCGGAAGCGCTGTCGGCGGATGACGCTGAAGATTACGCCCCGCCCGGCCACCGGGCGCTTATACCGCATGCGCGCGCCTTGTTCATCTCGGATTTCCTGGGGCCTTATGAACCGGTCGAACAGGCCCTGTCCAAAGCCGCCGCGCGCGGGGTGCGTGGCGTGCTCTTGCAGGTGCTGGACCCGGCGGAGGAGGCTTTTCCTTTCTCCGGCCGCACGCTGTTTCAGAGCATCGCGGGCGGTGTCACACATGAAACACTGAAAGCCTCTGCCCTGCAGGAGCGCTATCTGGACCGGCTGGCGGAGCGGCGGGACGCCTTGGAGCGGCTGTGCCGCGAGGCCGGCTGGCGGTTCGGGCAGCATCACACGGGCGACGCGGCGCAGGCGGCGCTGATGTGGCTTTACCACGCACTGGAGCGGACCGCACCATGA